One genomic region from Shewanella aestuarii encodes:
- the coaE gene encoding dephospho-CoA kinase (Dephospho-CoA kinase (CoaE) performs the final step in coenzyme A biosynthesis.) — MAKYIVGLTGGIGSGKTTVANLFAELGITLVDADIVAREVVALGSSGLEQIKAHFGDKICLASGELNRAALREIIFSDKSQLEWLNNLLHPLIRQTMLQQVQIADSEYVILVVPLLFENGLDRLVNTTLVVDVSPELQVSRTSQRDNVAPTQVEHIINSQISREKRLQQADAVINNQGELAELQSQVALLHDKYLAQASLYETKHND, encoded by the coding sequence ATGGCTAAGTACATTGTTGGCTTAACCGGTGGCATTGGTAGCGGTAAAACCACTGTAGCCAATTTATTTGCCGAACTTGGCATTACCTTGGTTGATGCCGATATTGTCGCGCGCGAGGTTGTTGCCCTTGGTTCGAGTGGGCTTGAGCAAATAAAAGCCCACTTCGGTGATAAGATTTGTTTAGCCAGCGGTGAATTGAACCGCGCTGCGCTGCGTGAGATTATATTTTCAGATAAAAGTCAGCTTGAATGGTTAAATAATCTGTTACATCCCTTAATCAGGCAAACTATGCTGCAACAAGTACAAATTGCTGATTCTGAATATGTAATTTTAGTTGTGCCCTTGCTATTTGAGAACGGGTTAGATAGGTTAGTCAATACAACTTTAGTGGTGGATGTTTCACCTGAGTTGCAAGTATCACGGACGAGTCAACGCGATAATGTCGCACCAACCCAAGTTGAGCACATTATTAACAGCCAAATTTCCCGCGAGAAACGATTACAGCAAGCCGATGCTGTAATCAATAATCAAGGAGAATTAGCTGAGTTACAAAGTCAGGTGGCGTTATTACACGATAAATATCTAGCCCAAGCGAGCTTATACGAAACCAAGCACAATGACTGA
- a CDS encoding type II secretion system F family protein yields MSTAAVKRKPKTKKEVKHQPKVFTFEWKGVNRDGQKTAGELRGSSIAEIRSTLKAQGVTPKNVRKKATPLFKSEKKVTAMDIAMFTRQVATMLAAGVPLVTTIELLGKGHEKAKVRELLGSILSDVQSGIPLSDALRPHRQYFDDLYVDLVAAGEHSGSLDAVFDRIATYREKAEALKSKIKKAMFYPAAVVVVAIAVTTLLLLVVVPQFESIFKGFGAELPAFTQLIVNISRWLQASWYFFAIAIIGGIWLFRRAHRSSQMVRDKVDETVLKIPAIGDILHKASMARFARTLATTFAAGVPLIDGLESAAGASGNAVYKKALLKVRQEVMSGMQMNVALRTTGLFPDMLIQMVMIGEESGGLDDMLNKLANIYEMQVDDAVDGLSSLIEPIMMVVIGSLVGGLIVGMYLPIFQMGNIVSS; encoded by the coding sequence ATGTCCACCGCGGCAGTAAAAAGAAAACCTAAAACAAAAAAAGAGGTAAAGCACCAACCCAAAGTGTTTACCTTTGAATGGAAAGGGGTAAACCGTGATGGTCAGAAAACCGCGGGTGAACTTCGTGGTAGCTCCATCGCTGAAATCCGCAGCACCTTAAAAGCCCAAGGGGTGACCCCGAAAAATGTCCGTAAAAAGGCGACACCACTTTTCAAGTCAGAAAAAAAAGTCACCGCGATGGACATTGCCATGTTCACTCGCCAAGTGGCTACTATGCTTGCAGCTGGGGTTCCTTTAGTGACCACCATCGAGTTATTAGGTAAAGGCCATGAAAAGGCGAAAGTACGTGAATTGCTTGGCAGTATTTTATCCGATGTGCAATCGGGTATTCCGCTATCAGATGCCTTAAGACCTCATAGGCAATATTTTGATGATTTGTATGTCGATTTAGTAGCCGCAGGTGAGCACTCTGGCTCGCTCGATGCGGTATTTGATCGTATTGCAACCTATCGAGAAAAAGCAGAAGCACTTAAATCAAAAATAAAAAAAGCCATGTTTTATCCTGCTGCTGTAGTTGTCGTAGCGATAGCCGTTACCACACTATTATTGCTGGTTGTGGTGCCACAATTTGAAAGTATTTTTAAGGGTTTTGGCGCTGAACTACCGGCCTTTACTCAATTAATTGTAAATATTTCCCGTTGGCTGCAAGCTTCTTGGTATTTTTTTGCAATTGCTATTATCGGTGGTATTTGGCTTTTTCGTCGAGCACATAGAAGCTCGCAAATGGTACGTGATAAAGTCGATGAAACCGTGTTAAAAATTCCAGCTATCGGGGATATTTTGCACAAGGCATCTATGGCACGTTTCGCTAGAACATTAGCTACCACCTTTGCCGCAGGTGTCCCGTTAATTGATGGCTTAGAGTCTGCTGCCGGTGCGTCCGGTAATGCCGTGTATAAAAAAGCCTTACTTAAAGTGCGCCAAGAGGTGATGTCGGGCATGCAGATGAATGTGGCCTTGCGCACCACAGGCTTATTCCCCGACATGCTGATTCAAATGGTAATGATAGGTGAAGAATCAGGCGGATTAGATGACATGCTTAACAAGTTAGCTAACATTTATGAAATGCAAGTCGATGATGCGGTTGATGGGCTTTCAAGCCTGATTGAACCCATAATGATGGTGGTCATCGGTAGCCTAGTAGGCGGCTTAATTGTGGGGATGTACTTACCTATCTTCCAAATGGGTAATATTGTTAGCAGCTAA
- the ampD gene encoding 1,6-anhydro-N-acetylmuramyl-L-alanine amidase AmpD has protein sequence MKTPSSFTQGWLPRARRCPSAHFNARPNNEVSLLVIHNISLPAGCFGLPHIDALFQGQLDINADSSFEPLAGLQVSAHFLIRRDGELVQYVSCLDRAWHAGVSVFEGRQGCNDFSVGIELEGTDTHAYTDAQYQNLIELTFELMAQYPMINPTRIVGHCDIAPGRKTDPGQSFDWARYKQALVNNTI, from the coding sequence ATGAAAACACCTTCTAGCTTTACACAAGGATGGCTGCCTCGAGCGCGGCGGTGTCCGTCAGCGCATTTTAATGCTCGGCCGAATAATGAAGTGAGTTTGCTGGTGATCCATAACATCAGTTTACCCGCGGGGTGTTTTGGTTTGCCACACATTGATGCGTTATTTCAAGGTCAGTTAGACATTAACGCTGATAGCAGTTTTGAGCCGTTAGCAGGCTTGCAGGTGTCTGCGCATTTTTTAATTCGTCGTGATGGTGAATTAGTCCAATATGTCAGTTGTTTAGACCGAGCTTGGCATGCTGGTGTGTCAGTGTTTGAAGGTCGCCAAGGTTGTAATGACTTCTCAGTTGGGATTGAATTGGAAGGTACTGATACCCATGCTTATACCGATGCGCAGTATCAAAATCTTATCGAGTTAACATTTGAGTTAATGGCGCAGTATCCTATGATTAACCCAACCCGAATCGTGGGGCATTGTGATATTGCACCCGGTCGTAAAACGGATCCTGGGCAAAGTTTTGATTGGGCAAGATATAAACAAGCGTTAGTAAACAATACTATTTAA
- a CDS encoding pilin, with protein sequence MKGINQIKNAKGFTLIELMIVVAIIGILAAIALPAYQDYTAKAKASNALASLGGQKIKVAEAYATTSTLGCSSDGVAIPNCSGSGVLAFTYDGITATLTPTAPASIGQNITWGCVISGTGAVAIKGCTI encoded by the coding sequence ATGAAAGGTATCAATCAAATCAAAAACGCTAAGGGTTTTACCCTTATTGAATTAATGATCGTAGTTGCGATCATCGGTATTTTGGCAGCAATCGCATTGCCTGCTTATCAGGATTATACAGCAAAAGCTAAAGCATCTAATGCCCTAGCTTCTTTAGGTGGCCAAAAAATTAAAGTAGCTGAAGCATACGCCACAACATCTACACTTGGTTGTTCTAGCGATGGTGTTGCAATCCCAAACTGTTCTGGTAGTGGTGTGTTAGCCTTTACTTATGATGGAATAACCGCAACTTTAACGCCTACTGCACCCGCTTCTATTGGACAAAATATTACTTGGGGATGCGTCATATCAGGAACTGGTGCTGTGGCGATAAAAGGCTGTACGATTTAA
- a CDS encoding Dam family site-specific DNA-(adenine-N6)-methyltransferase — MIKKHRAFLKWAGGKFKLVDELSKHLPEGQRLVEPFVGAGSVFLNTDYEEYLLCDINQDLINLYQIVQQKPQAYINAVKALFVPEMNQKEAYYKIREQFNLSRDPFERSVFFLYLNRHGFNGLCRYNRNGGFNVPFGSYKKPYFPEQEILHFSQKAQKATFKCISYEAAFDLAVDGDVIYCDPPYAPLSTTASFTTYAGPGFSLDDQALLARYSRQSAHKRNIPVLISNHDIPLTRELYRGAKLATIAVQRNISQKGSSRNKVDEIMALYDHHYFDENDN, encoded by the coding sequence ATGATAAAAAAGCATAGAGCCTTTCTTAAGTGGGCGGGTGGCAAGTTTAAACTCGTCGATGAATTATCTAAGCATTTACCAGAAGGGCAGCGTTTAGTTGAACCTTTTGTGGGTGCTGGCTCAGTGTTTTTGAATACCGATTATGAAGAGTATTTATTGTGCGATATTAATCAGGATTTGATTAACCTTTATCAGATTGTGCAGCAAAAACCACAGGCTTATATTAATGCGGTAAAGGCTTTGTTTGTGCCTGAAATGAACCAAAAAGAAGCCTATTACAAAATCCGTGAACAATTTAATTTAAGCCGCGACCCTTTTGAGCGCTCGGTGTTTTTCTTGTATTTAAATCGCCACGGTTTTAACGGCTTATGCCGTTATAACCGTAACGGTGGTTTTAATGTGCCTTTTGGATCTTATAAAAAACCGTATTTTCCTGAACAGGAAATTTTGCATTTTTCGCAAAAAGCACAAAAAGCTACCTTTAAGTGCATTAGTTACGAAGCTGCATTTGATTTAGCGGTTGATGGTGATGTGATTTATTGCGATCCACCTTATGCACCGTTATCCACCACCGCCAGCTTTACCACTTACGCAGGCCCAGGCTTTAGTTTGGATGATCAAGCTTTGTTAGCGCGCTATTCTCGTCAAAGTGCGCATAAGCGTAATATTCCGGTGCTGATCAGCAACCATGATATTCCGCTAACCCGTGAGCTATATCGTGGTGCTAAATTAGCAACCATTGCTGTGCAACGTAATATCAGTCAAAAAGGTTCATCCCGTAATAAAGTGGATGAAATCATGGCGCTATATGATCACCATTATTTTGACGAAAACGACAATTAA
- the yacG gene encoding DNA gyrase inhibitor YacG, with protein MSFSVDCPICKTPVKWVAESQFRPFCSERCKLIDLGDWADEKHAIPVKPELDPDMFDDIGYDDAPFFKDEH; from the coding sequence ATGTCATTTTCTGTAGATTGCCCTATTTGTAAAACCCCCGTTAAATGGGTTGCCGAATCCCAATTTAGACCTTTTTGTAGCGAACGCTGTAAACTCATTGATTTAGGTGATTGGGCCGACGAAAAGCACGCTATTCCGGTTAAGCCTGAATTAGACCCTGATATGTTTGATGATATCGGTTATGACGACGCCCCCTTTTTTAAAGATGAACACTAA
- the mutT gene encoding 8-oxo-dGTP diphosphatase MutT: MQKRIHVAVGVIINQHQQILLAKRHGHLHQGGKWEFPGGKVEENETVTEALIRELKEEVNLDVVSSSPFMDISHNYPDKHVRLDIHLVTDFSNEAKGMEQQQIEWVPFSQLVDYDFPEANKPIVDKILSELT, encoded by the coding sequence ATGCAAAAAAGAATTCATGTTGCTGTTGGGGTGATTATTAACCAGCATCAGCAGATATTACTGGCCAAAAGGCACGGACACCTTCACCAAGGCGGTAAATGGGAGTTTCCGGGCGGTAAGGTAGAAGAGAACGAAACGGTAACTGAAGCGCTGATTAGGGAGCTTAAAGAAGAAGTTAACTTAGATGTGGTTAGCTCATCCCCTTTTATGGACATCAGCCATAATTATCCTGACAAACATGTTCGTTTAGACATTCATTTAGTGACTGATTTTAGTAATGAAGCTAAAGGAATGGAACAACAGCAAATCGAATGGGTGCCATTTAGCCAACTTGTTGATTACGACTTTCCAGAAGCCAATAAACCAATAGTCGATAAAATACTTAGTGAGCTAACCTAA
- a CDS encoding AAA family ATPase has translation MSSELLLLPSQDALIQRLQHIASYSEQLLLLCGVKGSGKSTLSIALASELDEYNSALVLCPQHAEPCEIRRKILVQLISSPIFDDDVPLIETFVRIQSTLTKPLHIIIDDAHLLPKTLWAECILLSQMMCAGAKVSVTMAMDSSYYPTLVAELSESMRDNLLPITIEALPVSERNGLYQSLLLRTGQTPFTPRDIIYRQLEKQTGTPAEVVDLLALALEKPEVEVNKWSWQVKTMLISVGILLVIGSIYWFNRGQLESFFSQPQVEKQLTVLQLQHKQQANRFLVEHGRKLVFAVVNKNSQDTNFGASETAKQLKPLLEQVETHASQYPLNSGILITKIDSHDEVTITSTKISKNDTQSATTFAPIKTQKVSANIENTLLSDKINIAEIHQAVQPAAFKEADLTAPSKIPPGKPQGFTLQIASVNNQKSLDVIIAKLSREQNLYLAKHQSRFVLLLGQFNSTEQAQAVAKRIQQLGLSAPWVRKWQDLDEYIIEREIR, from the coding sequence TTGAGCTCAGAATTATTATTACTCCCCAGCCAAGACGCCTTGATTCAAAGGCTGCAACATATTGCTAGCTATAGTGAGCAATTATTATTGCTTTGTGGAGTCAAAGGTTCAGGAAAATCCACTTTAAGTATTGCCTTAGCAAGCGAGCTTGATGAGTATAATTCTGCGCTGGTTTTATGCCCGCAACATGCTGAACCTTGTGAAATTCGCCGTAAAATCCTCGTTCAGCTTATTTCGTCTCCCATTTTTGATGATGATGTACCTCTGATTGAGACTTTTGTACGTATTCAATCTACTCTAACCAAGCCATTACACATCATTATTGATGATGCACATTTACTGCCAAAAACATTATGGGCAGAATGTATTTTGCTATCGCAAATGATGTGCGCAGGGGCAAAAGTTAGCGTTACTATGGCGATGGACTCAAGTTACTACCCCACATTAGTGGCGGAGTTATCGGAGTCGATGCGGGATAATTTATTGCCAATCACTATAGAAGCTTTGCCTGTGAGTGAGCGTAATGGCTTATATCAAAGTTTATTGTTACGCACAGGTCAAACCCCCTTTACTCCGCGAGATATCATTTATCGTCAATTAGAAAAGCAAACAGGCACACCTGCAGAAGTTGTCGATCTACTGGCATTGGCACTTGAAAAGCCAGAAGTTGAAGTTAATAAGTGGTCTTGGCAAGTAAAAACAATGCTGATTAGCGTTGGTATCTTGTTGGTTATTGGGAGTATTTATTGGTTTAACCGCGGCCAATTGGAAAGTTTTTTTAGTCAACCACAAGTAGAAAAACAACTCACCGTATTACAACTGCAACACAAACAACAAGCCAATCGCTTTCTTGTTGAGCATGGGCGGAAGTTAGTATTCGCTGTGGTGAATAAAAATAGCCAAGATACCAATTTCGGCGCTTCAGAGACTGCAAAGCAATTAAAGCCGTTGTTAGAGCAAGTTGAGACTCATGCGTCTCAATATCCATTAAATAGTGGCATATTGATAACTAAGATTGACTCGCATGACGAAGTTACTATAACCAGTACAAAAATCAGTAAAAACGATACTCAATCAGCCACAACTTTTGCGCCTATCAAGACTCAAAAAGTCTCTGCAAATATAGAAAACACGCTATTGAGCGATAAAATAAATATCGCTGAAATTCATCAAGCTGTACAGCCAGCAGCATTTAAAGAGGCAGACTTAACTGCCCCCTCTAAAATACCACCTGGTAAGCCACAAGGTTTTACCTTGCAAATTGCCAGTGTGAATAATCAAAAGTCTCTCGATGTGATTATTGCCAAACTTTCCCGCGAGCAAAATTTGTATCTTGCTAAACATCAATCTCGATTTGTGTTGCTGCTAGGTCAGTTCAACTCTACTGAGCAAGCGCAAGCTGTAGCCAAACGAATACAGCAATTAGGTTTAAGCGCCCCTTGGGTGAGAAAATGGCAAGATTTAGATGAATACATTATTGAGCGGGAAATTCGATGA
- the zapD gene encoding cell division protein ZapD produces MTELIYEQPLNEKIRSYLRLEYLSAQLQQNLTEDLQHRCFYPLFSLCELTDRCDYRSDVLKDIDRNIILLSKWLEQPEVHKDQVHHIINRLIQAKAPLQTPDRIGVHLKKEKFICALRQRFGMPGACCNFDLPQLHFWLAKSWQERQLDIQCWIDQFEPLLTPVSLLLELIRNTAEFNQADANAGFYQSDSSQALALIRVKIDAKYGCYPTISGHRNRYAIHFVDFDQQRHTDKTIQFLLATCS; encoded by the coding sequence ATGACTGAACTCATATACGAACAACCACTAAATGAAAAAATTCGCAGTTATTTACGTTTAGAATACTTGTCGGCTCAATTACAGCAAAACCTCACTGAAGATCTTCAACATCGTTGTTTTTACCCGCTTTTCTCATTGTGTGAACTTACTGATAGATGTGATTATCGCTCCGATGTATTAAAAGATATTGATCGCAATATTATTTTGCTCTCTAAATGGCTTGAACAACCTGAGGTGCATAAAGATCAAGTTCACCACATCATTAATCGACTCATACAAGCAAAGGCGCCCTTGCAAACCCCAGACAGAATTGGTGTGCACCTTAAAAAAGAAAAATTCATCTGTGCTTTGCGACAGCGATTTGGTATGCCCGGTGCTTGTTGCAACTTCGATTTACCCCAATTACATTTTTGGTTAGCAAAATCATGGCAAGAAAGACAATTAGACATTCAATGTTGGATTGATCAATTTGAGCCCTTACTTACCCCAGTATCACTGCTATTGGAACTTATCCGCAATACCGCTGAATTTAATCAAGCTGATGCAAATGCTGGGTTTTATCAAAGTGATAGTAGCCAAGCACTGGCATTGATCCGAGTTAAAATTGATGCCAAGTACGGTTGTTATCCAACCATCAGTGGCCATCGGAATCGTTATGCGATTCATTTTGTCGATTTTGACCAACAACGCCATACAGACAAAACGATTCAATTCTTACTGGCTACTTGTAGCTAA
- the ampE gene encoding beta-lactamase regulator AmpE encodes MALFSLLVAIMVERLKLLPVNWQFDYLMRGYHKQFWDKSSLSTELGVAIAVIIPSIVIFALGMLVDGILFELLSLGLWVIVALVCFSHQDLRLTFKKYVQAACRGDVQACYRYAGELDCSECIDAVDEQDLGVKVGQSVAWINYRYYGAVALYLVCFGPVGAVLYCSIRFYYDLNIKQDLSLPLIDHLQKLFDWLPSRVFSFGYVLSGQFSQGLHAWRKRALDFHCHAKTVVTDTALAAESLPEAGAAPVSVQPTLALLALTKRNFILLVTFVSVLTIFGVVS; translated from the coding sequence ATGGCTTTATTTTCGTTGTTGGTCGCCATTATGGTGGAGCGGTTAAAGTTGCTGCCGGTTAACTGGCAGTTTGATTACCTTATGCGAGGCTATCACAAACAGTTTTGGGATAAGTCGTCGTTGTCTACTGAGTTGGGTGTGGCGATTGCGGTGATTATTCCGTCAATTGTGATATTTGCCTTGGGTATGTTGGTTGATGGTATTTTATTTGAACTACTCAGCTTAGGCTTGTGGGTGATTGTGGCCTTGGTGTGTTTTAGTCATCAAGATTTGCGTCTTACGTTTAAAAAGTATGTTCAAGCAGCTTGTCGAGGTGATGTGCAAGCCTGTTATCGTTATGCCGGTGAGTTAGATTGCAGTGAATGTATTGATGCGGTTGATGAGCAAGATTTAGGCGTAAAAGTAGGCCAAAGTGTGGCGTGGATTAACTATCGCTATTATGGCGCTGTGGCATTGTACTTAGTGTGCTTTGGCCCTGTTGGGGCAGTGCTTTATTGCAGCATTCGTTTTTACTACGATTTAAACATCAAGCAAGATTTATCCTTACCGTTAATTGATCATCTGCAAAAATTATTTGATTGGCTACCCAGTCGGGTGTTTAGTTTTGGTTATGTATTAAGTGGCCAGTTTTCACAAGGGCTACATGCATGGCGAAAGCGCGCGTTAGATTTTCATTGTCATGCAAAAACCGTGGTCACTGATACCGCATTAGCTGCCGAATCATTACCAGAAGCAGGCGCTGCACCTGTTAGTGTGCAGCCCACATTGGCATTGTTGGCGTTAACTAAACGCAATTTTATTTTACTAGTGACCTTTGTATCGGTACTGACTATTTTTGGTGTTGTTAGTTAA
- the nadC gene encoding carboxylating nicotinate-nucleotide diphosphorylase codes for MLENDIRHAVKTALNEDLGHNDHQTVEQLLQADITAQLIPADKHVEGSLITREEGVFCGKAWAEQVFNQLGGEVALHWHVDDGDLVVPNQVLCELSGPARAILTGERTAMNFIQTLSGVATLTKLYVDKLAGTHTRLLDTRKTIPGLRTAQKYAVTCGGGKNHRIGLFDAFLIKENHIMACGGIAQAIQAARTLHSDKPVEVEVESIDELTQALDGGSDIIMLDNFDITMMSQAVKLNQQYKQQGKGAKLEVSGNVTIDTIADFAKTGVDYISVGALTKHVKALDLSLRLKG; via the coding sequence ATGTTAGAAAATGATATCCGACACGCAGTTAAAACTGCACTGAATGAAGACTTAGGTCATAACGATCACCAAACCGTTGAACAACTCTTGCAAGCCGATATTACCGCGCAGCTCATTCCAGCAGACAAGCATGTTGAAGGCAGCCTTATCACCCGAGAAGAAGGGGTGTTTTGTGGTAAAGCTTGGGCCGAGCAAGTGTTTAATCAGCTGGGTGGCGAAGTTGCCCTGCATTGGCATGTCGACGATGGTGATTTAGTAGTGCCTAACCAAGTATTGTGTGAGTTATCCGGTCCTGCGCGCGCAATTTTAACTGGCGAGCGCACTGCGATGAACTTCATCCAAACCTTATCGGGGGTCGCAACTTTAACTAAACTTTATGTTGATAAGTTAGCTGGCACTCACACCCGCTTACTCGATACCCGCAAAACGATTCCCGGCTTACGCACCGCGCAAAAATATGCGGTAACTTGCGGAGGCGGCAAAAACCACCGCATTGGTTTATTTGATGCCTTCTTAATTAAAGAAAACCACATCATGGCTTGTGGTGGTATTGCTCAAGCAATTCAAGCTGCCCGCACCTTACATAGCGACAAACCAGTTGAAGTGGAAGTAGAATCCATTGACGAGTTAACCCAAGCCCTAGACGGTGGCAGCGATATCATTATGCTAGATAACTTTGATATCACCATGATGAGCCAAGCCGTTAAACTTAACCAACAATACAAACAACAGGGTAAAGGCGCAAAACTGGAAGTGTCGGGTAATGTCACCATAGATACCATTGCTGACTTTGCTAAAACCGGAGTCGATTACATCTCGGTTGGCGCACTCACCAAACATGTTAAAGCACTTGACCTATCGTTAAGATTAAAAGGCTAA
- a CDS encoding prepilin peptidase, protein MSEFISTFTASMSQNPWLFAAVSFVFAATIGSFLNVVIHRLPVMMKREWQAECNFYLNEYHPDIVEQVGEKRLNKPIDVFPEKYNLVVPGSACPKCNANIKPWHNLPVLGWLMLKGKCANCQTSISARYPIIELLTGLLVATLAWHLGPSVQFLFAAILTFFLVALTGIDLDEMLLPDQLTLPLLWLGLLINLQGVFISPTDAIIGAIAGYLSLWSVFWLFKLVTGKEGMGYGDFKLLAVFGAWLGWQMLPLIILLSSLVGAVVGITMIITKKLHAGKPIPFGPYIAAAGWIALLWGNDIINWYLGTL, encoded by the coding sequence ATGTCCGAATTTATCTCTACCTTTACCGCCAGCATGAGCCAAAACCCTTGGCTGTTTGCTGCCGTTAGTTTTGTGTTTGCTGCCACCATTGGCAGCTTTTTAAATGTGGTAATTCATCGCTTACCTGTGATGATGAAACGTGAATGGCAAGCGGAATGTAACTTCTACTTAAACGAATATCATCCTGATATTGTCGAACAAGTGGGTGAAAAGCGCTTAAACAAACCTATAGATGTCTTTCCTGAAAAATACAATCTAGTGGTGCCCGGCTCTGCCTGCCCAAAATGTAACGCTAACATTAAACCTTGGCATAACTTACCGGTTTTAGGCTGGCTGATGCTGAAAGGCAAATGTGCCAATTGCCAAACCAGTATCTCTGCCCGCTACCCAATAATTGAGTTACTCACCGGCTTATTGGTTGCTACCTTGGCATGGCACTTAGGCCCAAGCGTGCAGTTTTTGTTTGCTGCCATATTAACCTTTTTTCTGGTGGCATTAACCGGTATCGATTTAGATGAAATGCTATTGCCCGATCAGCTCACCCTACCACTATTATGGCTAGGCTTATTAATAAACCTGCAAGGTGTGTTTATCAGCCCCACTGATGCAATCATTGGTGCCATTGCCGGGTATTTAAGTTTGTGGAGCGTGTTCTGGTTATTTAAGCTCGTCACTGGCAAAGAAGGTATGGGCTATGGCGATTTCAAGCTTCTTGCTGTATTTGGCGCTTGGTTAGGCTGGCAAATGCTGCCGTTAATTATTTTGCTATCATCATTAGTTGGCGCGGTGGTGGGGATCACCATGATCATCACTAAAAAGCTTCATGCCGGTAAACCCATTCCATTTGGCCCATACATAGCCGCAGCAGGCTGGATTGCCTTGTTATGGGGCAATGACATTATCAATTGGTATTTGGGCACACTCTGA
- the aroB gene encoding 3-dehydroquinate synthase has protein sequence MQQIQVELGDRSYPIYIGQNLMCDGDLFSRYLANKNVLIVTNDTIAPLYLNTLEQAMVSCACVEHIILPDGEKFKNLQHLDDIFSALLEKNFARDSVLVALGGGVVGDMTGFAAACYQRGIDFVQVPTTLLSQVDSSVGGKTAVNHLLGKNMIGAFYQPQSVVIDTDCLSTLPANEFAAGMAEVIKYGIIWDSEFFEWLEQNVAALKGLDTQALEYTIAKCCQIKADVVTQDETERGVRALLNLGHTFGHAIEAEMGYGEWLHGDAVAVGTILAAQTAQQLNLIDESIVCRIRDLFIAFDLPVNAPDSMDFDSFIKHMRRDKKVLGGKIRLILPTALGQADVFSDVTEAMLEQVISRA, from the coding sequence ATGCAACAAATTCAGGTTGAATTAGGTGATAGAAGTTACCCCATTTATATAGGCCAGAATTTGATGTGTGATGGCGACTTATTTAGTCGCTACCTAGCAAACAAGAATGTACTCATCGTAACCAATGACACTATTGCCCCTTTGTATTTAAACACATTGGAACAGGCAATGGTGTCTTGTGCGTGTGTTGAGCATATTATTCTTCCCGATGGTGAAAAGTTTAAGAACTTACAGCATCTCGATGACATTTTTTCTGCATTATTAGAAAAAAACTTTGCCCGAGATTCAGTTCTTGTGGCACTTGGTGGCGGTGTGGTTGGTGATATGACAGGCTTTGCTGCTGCATGTTATCAACGGGGCATTGATTTTGTGCAGGTGCCAACTACTTTGTTATCACAAGTTGACTCGTCTGTCGGTGGTAAAACGGCGGTTAATCATCTTTTAGGTAAAAACATGATTGGTGCTTTTTATCAGCCTCAATCAGTGGTGATTGATACCGATTGTTTATCGACCTTGCCGGCAAATGAATTTGCTGCCGGAATGGCGGAGGTCATTAAGTATGGCATTATTTGGGATAGTGAGTTTTTTGAGTGGCTTGAGCAAAATGTCGCAGCATTAAAAGGCTTAGACACCCAAGCACTTGAATATACCATTGCCAAGTGCTGTCAGATTAAAGCCGATGTTGTTACTCAAGATGAAACTGAACGCGGTGTACGTGCACTATTAAATTTAGGCCACACCTTTGGCCATGCGATTGAAGCTGAAATGGGCTATGGCGAGTGGCTGCATGGTGACGCTGTTGCCGTAGGCACAATTCTTGCTGCTCAAACAGCACAACAACTAAATTTAATCGACGAGTCAATAGTTTGTCGAATTCGGGATTTATTCATCGCGTTTGATTTACCCGTCAATGCGCCGGATTCTATGGATTTTGACAGTTTTATAAAGCACATGCGGCGTGATAAGAAAGTGCTAGGGGGAAAAATCAGATTGATTCTTCCTACTGCTTTAGGTCAAGCAGATGTCTTCAGTGATGTAACTGAAGCCATGCTTGAACAGGTGATCAGCCGCGCATAA